A stretch of DNA from Salmo trutta chromosome 12, fSalTru1.1, whole genome shotgun sequence:
ATGATACATTCTGTGTTTGTTTCACAGGATTTGGTGGCAGCTGTTTCCAGAAAGACGTTCTCAATCTTGTGTACCTATGCGAGGCGCTGAACTTACCCGAGGTTGCAAGATACTGGCAACAGGTGTGCTTTTATCATCAACTCAAAGTAGTGTAATACAGAACTCGCTTCTCATTTGATAAGACATTCCTGTACCACTTTTTTGTTTTACGGTCAGTAAATACAGTATCACAATGAcatgttgaacatctcattgttGCATCTCCCAGGTTATAGAGATAAACGACTACCAGCGAAAACGATTCTCCTCACGGATAATCAACTGCCTCTTCAACACAGTGACAGACAAGAAGATAGCCTTGCTCGGATTCGCTTTCAAGAAAAACACTGGCGATACAAGGTATGGAGGGgcatttaaaatatttttctgCTTACATCCAAAGCTCTGAGCGTATTGTCCTGTTGCCCCCTCCAAGCTCATATACTTATATCCTTGTGTGCATTTTGTTTTCAGGGAATCCTCTAGTATCTACATTAGTCGCTACCTGCTGGAGGAGGGAGCCTGTCTACACATCTATGACCCAAAGGTTAAAGCTGAGCAGATCATGCAGGACCTGACTAAGCCCACACCCTCAGAAAGACATGACACTGCCACAGGTAGCCACAGTGTTCTTTCTGTAAATTAATATAATAGTAAATCATCAAGAAGATTAACATGAATACCTTTATTGAGTGCATAATGATATTTCAAGGGGTGTTCTGTTCTCTGCGTTAGGTGTTAGTTGCCATAACGTGGGAGACTTTTTTTGCTCATTCTAATGAGATGGGATTAATGTTTGTTGTACAATTGTGTGAAGAAGTTGTATTTATATGCATGAAGTAATCCTTGTTTATCCTCACTCATCCTAGTTTCTCGTCTAGTCACCATCGTCACAGACCCATACAAGGCTTGTGAGAACGCCCATGCAATTGTGATCTGCACAGAGTGGGATATGTTCACGGtgtgtatttaattttttaaGCTACTCACTCGTCAAATGGCAAGGAGATGACTCTGACCACACAGATATTTTGGTGCCACTTATATAATAACATACCGTAGTTGCACAGTTCATTGATGAAAGGGAGCTCTCAATGTAAAACATGAAGTCTATATTTGTATTGCAGGAGCTGGACTATGAGAGGATCCATAAAGCCATGCTGAAACCTGCCTTCATCTTTGACGGCAGAAGGATCTTGGACAGCTTGCACGACCAACTCCAGCATATTGGCTTCCAGGCGAGTAACCACGGCCAcagtaaaaaatatatgttttgtcacatataggtgcagtgaaatgtgttgttttacagggtcagccatagtagtatggaaaaccctggagcaaattagggatAAGTGCCTTAGtcaagggcacatcagcagatttttcaccttttcgaactggcccaacactctaaccgctaggctacctgtcatccTACAGTAAGACGTGAACAATGTCTAGGTTTCTGATGAGATTATGAAAACACCCTAGGACCAAAAAAAAGGTTGTCTTTGCTTTTGGAAGGCTGTGCTGACAAAAAGCCAAAGATCCATTCACAGCAGCATGCTTAGTGAGTTCCATTATTATTTGAAAAAAGTTGAGGAATAGACAGTCCACTTTTCCAAAGTAACTGTTTTGTCCTTTCCAGGTGGAGACTATTGGGAAAAGAGTTAACCAAAGAATCCCTTTCACTGCCAGTGGCGACAGGTCAGAAATGGACCAACCGCAACCATTGAAGAAGAACAAACTGTGAAGTGTTCTTTACGGGACAGCAGCGTCAGAGCCGGCTCAATGCAGTAGTAAATTAAACCAAGTTATAATTTTGCTGTAATATTAAAATCAGTCATTTAAGCACCCGCATCAACTTGATGGGATGACTTCAAACAAATAATGATGTTAGCTACAATGAAAGAGAGGCCTGGAGAATGTTTCGGTTAGGGTTCAAGACCTGGTTTGTCGGCTACATGCGGTAATAATATCCCTCCAACCTTATGCTTCATTTCTTTGTTTTGTGCATGTTGGGACAACTACCAGAGTTTGGATGTTTTACTTACACAAGGGGTAAAACAACTTAAACTGATTTCATAACTTTCTGTATTTGCCCTTTTTTCAAGTTTTCTCCCTAAAAGTATTCATGTACGAAAGCAATTTTTAAAGGACAGATTACATTTTTCTTACTAAAGATAATGTATTTAGTTTTTATTCATTTCAAAGCAATTTTTATACAAGATGGTGCTAGTTGAATGTTAACTTAAGCAGTGTGAACATGAACCCGATAATGCAATATTCTAATTATATGTATTATCTTTATGCATGAACTCtgtaaagtaaaacatttatctATAGTTTTTACATGCGGAATAAAAAGCATTTTTAGTAtctggaatttaaaaaaaaattatttgcaGGCCCAGAATCAATAGTACTGTACTACAATTATGTTACTTTCTCTCAAGTGTTGTGTACTATGTAGTGGTGTTGCCGGGTTTACATAACAGCAAGGTTGCTCCCCCTCCTTATTAGTTAGATGTCTCATGGATGGTCAGGCATTTGCACGGTCATTCTGTCAGCTAATTCTAGGAAACTGGAAGACTTTCCTCACGGAACTGCATACCTCGGTGGACAGTCTTGAAGCACTGCTGGGTCCCCGTGGAGCAGCCATGGGGCAGTGGCTTTATTTGACACATGAACCTAATCCTCAAcatctgttctgctctgacaaATTCACTTTAGCAACAAGGCCCAAAATATGACACACATGTAGTGCCTttagaaaatattcataccccttgacttataccACATTTTGttggtgttacagcctgaattcaaaatggattaaatatttttcccCTCCCctatctccacacaataccccgttatgacaaagtgaaaacatgtttttagaattttttgcaaatgtattgaaaatgaaatacagaaatatgtaagtattcacacccctttgctatggcactccaaattgaactcaggtgcatccaatttcctttgatcatccttgtgatgtcgctacaacttgattggagtccaattcaattgtttggacatgatttagaaagaaacacacctgtcgtGCAAGGTTAGAGcgtgggccagtaaccaaaggtTGTTGGTTCAAATACTGGAGCTGACGAGGTCAAAAATATATAATCTGtcactgtgcccttgagcaaggcacttaaccccaattgctccaGGGGCACTGTACAATGGCTACCCTTACCGTGCGGGTGTCTCGGGGAGTTGGGAGGCGGGAGGcgggcaaaaaacaacatttagaTTACACACTTGCCTGCAACAGGACAGATATAAGCACCCCCCAAATTGTTATTAtatagaaggtcccacagttgtcagagtagaaactataccatgaagtccaaggacctgtacacacagtaccagtcaaaagtttggacacacctactcattcaagggtttttctttattttgactattttctacattgtagaataatagtgaagacatcaaaactatgacataacacatatggcatcatgtagtaaccaaaaaaagtgttaaacaaataatttatatttgagtttcttcaaagtagccaccctttgccttgatgacagctttgcacacgcttgtcattctcttaaccagcttcacctggaatgcttttccaacagtcttgaaggagttcccacatatgctgagcacttgttggctgcttttccttcactttgcaccCCAAAtaatcccaaatcatctcaattgggttgaggtcaggtgattgtggaggccaggtcatctgatacagcacttcatcactctccttcttggtcaaatagcccttacacagcctggaggcgtgttgggtcattgtcctgttgaaaaacaaatgatagtgggactaagtgcaaaccagatgggatggcgtatcgctgcagaatgctgtggtagccatgctggttaagaattctgaataaatcacagacagtgtcaccagcaaagctccatcacacctcctccatggtggtaagcacacatgcggagataatccgttcacatactctgcgtTTCTGAGGCTGGCAACTAAAGAAtttctgcaatttctgaggctggtaactctaaagaacttatcctctgcagcagaggtaactctgggtcttcctttcctgtggtggtcttcatgagaggcagtttcatcatagcgcttgatggtttttacaactgcacttgaagaaactttcaaagttcttgaaattttccagattgactgaccttcatgttttaaagtaatgatggactgtcctttctctttgcttatttgagctgttcttgccataatatggacttggtcttttaccaaatagggctatcttctgtataccacccctaccttgtcacaacacaactgattggctcaaatgcattaaggaaagaagttccacaaattaacttttaacaaggcacacctgttaatttaaatgcattccaggtgactaccccatgaagctggttgagagaatgccaatagtgtgcaaagctttcatcaataaaaagggtgactactttgaagaatttcaaaaataaaatatattttgatttgtttaacacttttttggttactacatgattccctatgtgttatttccttattttgatgtcttcactattattctacaatgtagaaaatagtaaaaataaataaaaacccttgaatgagtaggtgtgtccaaagttttgactggtactgtatatctctgagattgtgatgaggcatatatctgtgGAAGTGTTTAAAAatatttctagagtgttgaaagttccaagagcacagtggtctccatcattgggaaattgaaaaaaatatggaactacccagactctgcctagtgCTAGctgtccgaccaaactgagcaacaaGGCAAGAacgaccttggtcagggaggtgaccaagaacccaatgaccactacagagttccttggcagagatgggagaacctgccagaaggacaacagtctctacagcacttcaccaatctgggctttatgggagtggccagacagaagccactcctgagaaaaagccACATGACAACaaacctggagtttgcaaaaaggatGTGAAAGACTCAAGAGCataaggcaaaatattctgtggtctgAAGAGACAAACATTTaaatatttggcctgaatgccaagcgctatgtctggaaaaaaacaggcacaacatcacccgtctaacaccatccctactgtggagcatggtggtggcaacatcatgctatggggatgtttttcagcggcagggactgggagactggtaaggatagagaaAACAATGAATGGAgacaaatacaggcaaatccttgatgtgaacctgcttcagagtgcaaacgaccttagactggggtgaagatttacgttccaacaggacaatgaccccaaacatacaggCAAAggaatgctggaatggcttcagaacaagaatgtgaaagtccttgagtggccctgccaaagcccagacttgaatcctataaaaaaaatatgtgggaagacttgaagattgctgttaaCTGCCACTCCCCATCTAATTTAGCAGAatttgagaaaatctgcaaggaagaatgggagaaaatccccaaatccagatgtgcaaagctgatacagacataccaaagatgactcaaagctgtaatctcagccaaaggtgcttctacaaagtgttgatttaggggtgtgaatacttatgtaaatgagatatttctgtatttcattttcaataaatttgcaaccatttctaaaaacatgttttcactttgtcataatgggaTATTGTGTATCGATCggtggggaaaaaatatttaatacatttttaattcaggctgtaacacaactaaatgtggaataagtcaaggggtatgaatacgttctgaaggcactgtatgcgtTGTCCACTAATCATAACCGTAAGTACGCAATTTCCTTCATTAACAGCTGAGAGCAAAAACCATTGATGATCATGCCAAAGCGGATTGATTGCATTCAGTCACCACAGCTTTCCTTGCTCATGCAGAGGGGAGGATTTAAACTTTTATGCAATCACTACATATTCAGAGACAAACAGTATTTCAATTTCAAGTAAGCGATTCATGCCATTGGTATTTACAAATACTCAAAATACAACCCTCATGGGGACTGGGGGGGAAataacatgtagctagctaatcttCCACTATTTCTGGACTCAAGTGAGAGTATTTACACTGAAGTGAATGGGAAAACaaactgaatatatatatatatttttattgccATTATTAATTTGTGATTGTTTTAATAGTTGACACAATTATTACAGTTaatagatttttttattgttgAATTCACCATTTTATATTCGGATCTTATGGCTTTTTAATTTGGGGGCTTTTATTTTGAAGATGTCATTCCGGATATTCCGTCagcacagaaaacaaatgaacgTTTCTTCCATCCACGAATTTTGCTTTGAACGATGGCGTGCCCTTTTTTACGAGATCCAATTGACATCGGGGCACAAGTTGTGAGAAAAACAATACGAACTAAGCGTTTGTTCAAAGACAGACAAAATCCTCTAAGTTTTTCCGAAGAATACATTAACGAGAGGTATCACTTCTCGTCTCATTGTATAGTATACCTGGCGGATCTGTTGACACCTTCATTGAGAAACGATACACTCCGCAGCTGTGCGCTTACAGTAATGCAAACACTCTGCATTGGTTTACATTTTTTCGCGTGTGGAGAATATATGCATGCAGTCGGAGACGCTGAAAACTTGAGCAAATCCACAGTTTGTCGAGCCATACGGAGAGTATACATCGCACTGGCGAGAATTCTCCCTGATTTCGTGAAGTTCCCTGGTCATTGCTCTCAACAAGAAGTTAACGACGGCTTTTATAGAATAGCAGGTTATGTATTCTTTCATAGTAGGCTAATGCTTTTGTTAGTACTAGTAAGTTAAACTGTAAACTAGATAAATAATTCAACGCCTGTGATCGTTGCAGGACTACCTAATGTAATTGGTGTGGTGGACTCCACTCACATACCCATCAAAGCGCCTTCAGGACCAGAGGTATCTGATTATACTAATCAGAGATCATTTTACAGCATAAATGTGCAGGTAATATTGGGGAAGGTGTAAATGCATAACTGTGATAAAGAAAttctatattaaaaaaaatatattcataGAGAATCTCATTTGGAAACTCACTGCATTGTAAATCTTTTCCAGATGGTTTGTGATTCGCAATGTCTCATCACAAACATTGAGGCAAAGTGGCCTGGATCTGTGAATGACTTCCACATACTCCAAAAGAGTGTACTGTACCATCAGTTTCAGCAAGGTGACAACATTACACAATCACAAATGTTACAACTTCCAAGTTCTATGATTTCAGCATGTCTCTCTTACCTCCCCTACTTCTCAGGTTGTTTTGATGGGCAGCTTGTGGCTGACAATGAGTATCCCTGTCTTCCATTCTTGATGACACCATACCTGAATCCAAAACCAGGTGCAGAGAGCTGCTTCAATGAGGCACTGTACGAGACAAGAGCATGCATTAAGACAACATTCACTACGTTAAGGTCCCGATTTGGTTGTTTGAAGGGTCTCCGAGTGTCGCCACAGAGCGCGTGTGACATAATAGTGGGATGCATGGTCCTTCATAATGTTGCCATCATTCGTAAGGAGGCCCCACCCTGTTTCAGTTGGATGCCCCGGAAAAACCCAGAGCCTGTTCACTGTGAATACCAAGATGGTACAGCAATCAGGGATAGCATTGCTGCTGAGCTCTTTGTGTCATGCAGCCAGGTGTTTTGACAATTTCACA
This window harbors:
- the LOC115204422 gene encoding putative nuclease HARBI1 isoform X2, translating into MACPFLRDPIDIGAQVVRKTIRTKRLFKDRQNPLSFSEEYINERYHFSSHCIVYLADLLTPSLRNDTLRSCALTVMQTLCIGLHFFACGEYMHAVGDAENLSKSTVCRAIRRVYIALARILPDFVKFPGHCSQQEVNDGFYRIAGLPNVIGVVDSTHIPIKAPSGPEVSDYTNQRSFYSINVQMVCDSQCLITNIEAKWPGSVNDFHILQKSVLYHQFQQGCFDGQLVADNEYPCLPFLMTPYLNPKPGAESCFNEALYETRACIKTTFTTLRSRFGCLKGLRVSPQSACDIIVGCMVLHNVAIIRKEAPPCFSWMPRKNPEPVHCEYQDGTAIRDSIAAELFVSCSQVF
- the LOC115204422 gene encoding putative nuclease HARBI1 isoform X1, coding for MACPFLRDPIDIGAQVVRKTIRTKRLFKDRQNPLSFSEEYINERYHFSSHCIVYLADLLTPSLRNDTLRSCALTVMQTLCIGLHFFACGEYMHAVGDAENLSKSTVCRAIRRVYIALARILPDFVKFPGHCSQQEVNDGFYRIAGLPNVIGVVDSTHIPIKAPSGPEVSDYTNQRSFYSINVQMVCDSQCLITNIEAKWPGSVNDFHILQKSVLYHQFQQGDNITQSQMLQLPSSMISACLSYLPYFSGCFDGQLVADNEYPCLPFLMTPYLNPKPGAESCFNEALYETRACIKTTFTTLRSRFGCLKGLRVSPQSACDIIVGCMVLHNVAIIRKEAPPCFSWMPRKNPEPVHCEYQDGTAIRDSIAAELFVSCSQVF